The DNA region CTCGCGGTGCTCGACCGGCTGCCGACCAAGCTCGGCGCGCGGGTGCGTTCGGTGAGCGCGGACACCCCGGACTCGGTGGAGCTGAACCTACCGAGATCGGTCGTCGTGGTGTGGGGCAGCGCCGACGCGTCGGCGAAGAAGGCCAGGGTGTACCGCGCGCTGCGCAAGGTGCAGCCGAGGGGCAAGGTCTACGACGTCAGCACGCCCGACACCCCGACCGTCACCGAGCGGTGAGCGCACCGCTTCGGGCGGGTTTGTCGACACGCCGCCGCGCGTCATTGCTTTCTGCGTAGCCCGTTCCTACTGTGCGGAGCAGGAGTACAGGTTGACATAACTCTAACTCTCTACTTCAGGGTTAGGGTCGCGGCGGGGAGTCGGGCACCAATACCTGACCGGAATGGTCGGCTGTTGGCCTGCTGCCCGGCGAGGGTCGCAGAGTGCGAGCAGTGAGAGGGACCGCGACGTGACAGCACCGCACAACTATCTGGCGGTCATCAAGGTCGTCGGCATCGGCGGCGGCGGTGTCAACGCCGTCAACCGGATGATCGAGGTCGGTCTCAAGGGGGTCGAGTTCGTCGCGATCAACACCGATGCCCAGGCCCTCCTGATGAGCGACGCCGACGTGAAGCTCGACGTCGGCAGGGAGATGACACGCGGCCTTGGCGCCGGCGCCAACCCCGACGTGGGTCGGAAGGCGGCCGAGGACCACCGCGAGGAGATCGAAGAGGTCATGCGGGGCGCGGACATGGTGTTCGTGACCGCAGGCGAGGGCGGTGGTACGGGCACCGGTGGTGCGCCGGTCGTCGCCAACATCGCCAGGTCCCTCGGTGCGTTGACCATCGGCGTGGTGACCAGACCGTTCAGCTTCGAGGGCAAGCGCCGCGCCTCGCAGGCGGAGGAGGGCATCGCCAAGCTCCGCGAGGAAGTCGACACGCTGATCGTCATCCCCAACGACCGGCTGCTGTCCATCTCCGACCGCGCCG from Streptosporangiales bacterium includes:
- the ftsZ gene encoding cell division protein FtsZ, producing the protein MTAPHNYLAVIKVVGIGGGGVNAVNRMIEVGLKGVEFVAINTDAQALLMSDADVKLDVGREMTRGLGAGANPDVGRKAAEDHREEIEEVMRGADMVFVTAGEGGGTGTGGAPVVANIARSLGALTIGVVTRPFSFEGKRRASQAEEGIAKLREEVDTLIVIPNDRLLSISDRAVSVLDAFKAADQVLLSGVQGITDLITTPGLINLDFADVKSVMSGAGSALMGIGSARGEDRSVAASEMAISSPLLEASIDGAYGVLLSISGGSDLGLFEIHEAANLVSQAAHADANIIFGAVIDDALGDEVRVTVIAAGFDGGHPKTKEKEAKPKAGQLDTPAGSSR